Proteins encoded in a region of the Rickettsia tillamookensis genome:
- the mraZ gene encoding division/cell wall cluster transcriptional repressor MraZ: MNVFLSKYVNGVDKKSRVSVPANYRAVLGKELFNGVIAYPSIRNNCIEACGISHIEKLRQMIETLDPYSEERDAFETMIFGEAVQLSFDGEGRVILPQSLMKHAGIEEQACFVGKGVIFEIWQPQNFEKYLNSAQKIAHEKRLTLRNAN; the protein is encoded by the coding sequence ATGAATGTATTTTTATCTAAGTATGTAAATGGCGTTGATAAAAAGAGTAGGGTGTCAGTGCCGGCGAATTACCGTGCGGTATTAGGGAAAGAATTATTTAACGGTGTGATTGCTTATCCGTCTATTAGGAATAATTGTATAGAGGCGTGCGGTATTTCGCATATTGAGAAATTAAGACAGATGATCGAAACTCTTGATCCTTATTCTGAGGAGCGTGATGCCTTTGAGACTATGATATTCGGGGAAGCCGTGCAGCTTTCGTTTGATGGGGAGGGAAGAGTAATATTACCGCAATCTTTAATGAAGCATGCTGGTATCGAAGAGCAAGCATGTTTTGTAGGTAAAGGAGTGATTTTTGAGATTTGGCAGCCTCAGAATTTTGAGAAATATTTAAATTCTGCTCAAAAAATTGCTCATGAAAAGCGGTTAACTCTAAGGAATGCAAATTGA
- a CDS encoding type II toxin-antitoxin system RelE/ParE family toxin, which produces MKYTLIYNKKALADKDKLTAAKLAYKAENLCKSLTINSTPLNSKKLYRDLVGKRSIRINLQHRLVYEILEDKKIIKILSMWGHYE; this is translated from the coding sequence ATGAAATATACTCTGATATATAATAAAAAAGCATTAGCTGACAAAGATAAATTAACTGCAGCTAAGTTAGCTTATAAAGCAGAAAATTTATGTAAATCCTTAACAATAAATTCAACGCCATTAAATAGTAAAAAACTTTATCGTGATTTAGTTGGTAAACGTTCTATAAGAATTAACTTACAACATAGATTGGTTTATGAAATATTAGAGGATAAAAAAATTATAAAAATACTTAGCATGTGGGGACATTATGAGTAA
- a CDS encoding Fic family protein: MIWNWHHKDWPNFKYNQKHILDLEKNFVKNSGILLGAAKYLSEADQNNLIVMLASDEALNTSEIEGEYLNRASVQSSIKRYFNIATDNRKASPAENGISELLADMYYSYKQPLSHDCLCQWHEMLTNGRRDLGAIGKYRTHAEPMQIVSGKPYDPTVHFEAPPFDIVPKEMDRFIKWYNNTKDNIPPLTKASIAHLYFESIHPFEDGNGRIGRIITIKMLCQNIGQPILIALSHVINEEKKLYYNALERNNKNLEITDWILYFVETIIKAQDYTLRNIEFLINKTKFYDKFKNVLNIRQEKVVKRIFEEGVEGFKGGLSAKNYINITKTSKATATRDLQELIEMQAFIKTGDLKGTRYYIKLELSE; encoded by the coding sequence ATGATATGGAATTGGCATCATAAGGATTGGCCTAACTTTAAATATAATCAGAAACATATATTAGATTTAGAGAAAAATTTTGTTAAAAATAGTGGTATTCTTTTAGGGGCAGCTAAATATCTTTCAGAAGCAGATCAAAATAACTTAATTGTTATGCTTGCAAGTGATGAAGCATTAAATACTTCTGAAATTGAGGGCGAATATTTAAACAGAGCTAGTGTACAATCTTCTATAAAACGTTATTTTAATATAGCAACGGATAATAGGAAAGCATCGCCTGCAGAAAACGGTATTTCTGAATTGCTTGCTGATATGTATTATTCGTATAAGCAGCCCTTAAGTCATGATTGTTTGTGTCAATGGCACGAAATGCTAACTAATGGAAGAAGAGATTTAGGTGCTATAGGAAAATATCGTACTCACGCAGAGCCTATGCAGATAGTATCAGGTAAACCTTATGACCCTACAGTTCATTTTGAAGCACCGCCGTTCGATATCGTTCCAAAAGAAATGGATAGGTTTATAAAATGGTATAATAATACTAAAGATAATATTCCTCCACTTACTAAGGCTTCTATAGCCCATCTTTATTTTGAGTCTATACATCCGTTTGAAGACGGTAACGGAAGAATAGGAAGAATTATTACTATAAAAATGTTATGTCAAAATATAGGACAACCTATATTAATAGCTTTATCGCATGTAATAAATGAGGAAAAGAAATTATATTATAATGCTTTAGAACGTAATAATAAAAACTTAGAAATTACGGATTGGATATTATATTTTGTTGAAACAATAATTAAAGCTCAAGATTATACCTTGCGTAATATAGAGTTTTTAATAAACAAAACAAAATTTTACGATAAATTTAAGAATGTATTAAATATAAGACAAGAAAAAGTAGTTAAAAGAATCTTTGAAGAAGGAGTAGAAGGTTTTAAAGGTGGTTTAAGTGCTAAGAATTATATAAATATTACTAAAACTTCCAAAGCTACCGCCACAAGAGATCTTCAAGAATTAATAGAAATGCAAGCATTTATTAAAACCGGAGACCTTAAGGGTACGAGATATTATATTAAATTAGAGTTGTCAGAATAA
- a CDS encoding sodium:solute symporter, which translates to MLKIPIDNVIVFIYLISILLIGIYYRAKHSSFKNYANVESKAKNSKLLLVATIFASSVGGATTFGIMEKVFLGHEYYAYALMLEIPIDILIAIYIVPLIAKHYGAESIGDILSTYYGNIGRFIGGVSSVIVSVGFLAAQISVSGYIFQYILEINYLNGVILSYSIVLIYTTIGGLQSIVFTNLLQFLAMIIAIPTITFISLNKVGFIDFIGNLSSTNFDQTNLLSYTIAAALSFSVMNLYPTFIQRALINKNPTQTTKAIYAKSAIYFFFLICITLNGLIAYKLYPNQPSNLVLPYLINQIIPPLIQGVVMSGLLAAVMSTADSDLNVTSIAIVKDIINPIFKVKNQQKLLLIARIINIIIGSFAIIVALKFSNVIDLVVFFTGFWGPVILVPLITTLFGIRTSKTIMVLSSLGGAATFLIWEYYSLSLQYFNLRGVFIGTMVSLVVFILGRYYSRFLQRKVT; encoded by the coding sequence ATGCTTAAAATACCTATAGATAATGTTATTGTATTCATATATCTAATATCTATTCTACTAATTGGTATATATTACCGAGCTAAACATAGTAGTTTTAAGAACTATGCAAATGTCGAAAGTAAAGCGAAAAATAGTAAGCTATTATTAGTAGCTACCATATTTGCAAGCTCTGTCGGAGGTGCTACCACTTTTGGCATTATGGAAAAGGTTTTTTTAGGACATGAATATTATGCCTATGCTTTGATGCTTGAAATACCTATAGATATATTAATTGCGATCTATATAGTGCCTTTAATTGCCAAACATTACGGAGCTGAAAGCATCGGCGATATCCTGAGTACATATTACGGTAACATCGGTCGTTTTATAGGCGGTGTTAGCTCAGTCATTGTTTCAGTGGGGTTTTTGGCTGCTCAAATAAGCGTAAGCGGCTATATTTTTCAATATATCTTAGAAATAAATTATTTAAATGGAGTAATTTTAAGTTATAGTATAGTACTTATATATACTACAATAGGCGGCTTACAATCTATTGTTTTTACTAATTTACTACAATTTTTGGCGATGATAATCGCTATACCGACCATAACTTTTATAAGTTTAAATAAAGTCGGTTTTATAGATTTTATCGGTAATTTATCAAGCACGAATTTTGATCAAACTAACCTACTTTCTTATACGATCGCAGCAGCTTTAAGCTTTAGCGTCATGAATCTATATCCTACATTTATCCAAAGAGCTTTAATTAATAAAAATCCTACACAAACAACTAAAGCAATATATGCAAAATCCGCTATATATTTTTTCTTCTTGATTTGCATTACTTTAAACGGTTTAATTGCTTATAAGCTTTATCCAAACCAACCGTCAAATTTAGTATTACCTTATTTAATTAATCAAATCATTCCGCCTTTAATTCAAGGGGTAGTAATGAGCGGACTCTTAGCTGCCGTTATGTCTACTGCTGATTCTGATTTAAACGTTACTTCTATAGCTATTGTTAAAGATATAATCAATCCTATTTTTAAGGTTAAAAATCAGCAAAAATTATTATTAATTGCCCGGATTATTAATATTATAATAGGAAGTTTTGCAATAATTGTAGCCTTAAAATTTAGTAACGTAATTGACTTAGTAGTGTTCTTCACTGGTTTCTGGGGACCGGTAATATTAGTACCATTAATAACAACGCTTTTTGGTATCAGAACATCTAAAACCATAATGGTCTTATCATCGCTTGGCGGAGCAGCTACTTTCTTAATATGGGAATATTATTCTTTATCATTACAATATTTCAACCTTAGAGGAGTATTTATAGGAACAATGGTGAGCCTTGTGGTATTTATTCTAGGACGATATTATTCTAGGTTCTTGCAAAGAAAAGTTACATAA
- a CDS encoding ankyrin repeat domain-containing protein, protein MFSGFRTFTKGGASGYLTEDFKSEYYKSYVRKIINIEDILALSSPIIVDVLFDAVNQHKPSSNPYNLKLLLEKAFAQKNINPNTQYDGTPLLNFAIHSYDITKFLLEKGANPNIPDTFGYTALHKVITAYSITEQNRIIVTELLLQKGALTELKNSYNWTVIQLAVSEKHIEIVKLLARYGSDLGVITPYFNSINSNKNLIELVSKKQPKLKAFLKLAIACKDNNFSIIDDSVTTKDIQEFTNWKMSILPKNKKSKLFPQHSNELYNLKNFLETKAEFIENKTIEKIENTTDYCFKLQYLLTSKIAENPEKFKTKFDQLSPDLVQKIEDYKIELTGAIDKTNAM, encoded by the coding sequence ATGTTTAGTGGTTTCAGAACATTTACAAAAGGAGGAGCAAGCGGTTATCTCACTGAGGACTTTAAAAGCGAGTACTATAAAAGCTATGTTAGAAAGATTATTAATATTGAAGATATTTTAGCCTTATCTTCTCCTATTATAGTGGATGTTTTATTTGATGCAGTTAACCAACACAAACCCAGTAGCAATCCTTATAATCTCAAACTTCTTCTTGAAAAAGCTTTTGCTCAAAAAAATATCAATCCTAATACTCAATATGACGGTACCCCTCTTCTAAATTTTGCGATACATTCTTATGATATAACTAAATTCTTACTAGAGAAAGGAGCTAATCCTAATATTCCTGACACATTTGGGTATACTGCTCTACATAAGGTAATTACTGCATATAGTATAACAGAGCAAAATCGTATAATAGTAACAGAGCTTCTGCTGCAAAAAGGCGCTTTAACAGAGTTAAAAAATTCGTATAATTGGACGGTTATTCAATTAGCCGTTAGTGAAAAACATATAGAAATAGTTAAATTACTTGCACGATATGGTTCTGATCTTGGTGTAATAACCCCATATTTTAATAGTATTAATTCAAATAAAAATTTAATAGAGCTAGTATCAAAAAAACAACCTAAATTAAAAGCTTTCTTAAAACTTGCTATAGCATGCAAAGATAATAATTTTAGCATAATAGACGATTCAGTTACTACTAAGGACATACAAGAATTTACAAATTGGAAAATGTCAATATTACCTAAAAACAAAAAATCCAAGCTTTTTCCTCAGCACTCAAATGAATTATATAACCTTAAAAATTTTCTAGAAACTAAAGCAGAATTTATAGAAAACAAAACTATAGAAAAAATAGAAAATACTACGGATTACTGCTTTAAGTTACAATATTTATTAACATCTAAAATTGCTGAAAATCCTGAAAAATTTAAAACAAAATTTGATCAGTTATCTCCAGATTTAGTTCAAAAAATCGAAGATTATAAAATTGAATTAACTGGGGCGATAGATAAAACAAACGCTATGTAG
- a CDS encoding ankyrin repeat domain-containing protein produces the protein MLEELTQEEETKLFLKCYKERYNLFAKELTELLFKSCREKYNVSEKELEWFFSELYKEKYNLSNRQLEELFLEVYKEHNLSAEELKKLYFKLYEENRNLFEEELKESFLELYKKKHNLFEEELKESFLELYKKKHNLSEEELKELFLELYKEQHNLSEEELLEFKHIYNTKEVESLVERAAYYDLLPVIKYFIENGGNPYFVIEEFGEEVTILNIAARKGSLDIINYLFDNNVFTVDQRASENAKTPFHSAVESDSIKAVEFLLQKGADINAEFNCVGQVKTAWLFVVQLNFIEMAKFLLKHNVCIPELSYSYNVPELKDFLLPIKKLENLYITAQGNDFINTYNSSTPEVQAIWDARVSYLTHENSGTTIAGASLDNNNIAGDHS, from the coding sequence ATGCTAGAAGAATTAACGCAAGAAGAAGAAACAAAGTTGTTTTTGAAATGTTATAAAGAAAGATACAATTTATTTGCAAAAGAATTAACGGAGTTACTTTTTAAATCGTGTAGAGAAAAATATAATGTATCTGAAAAAGAATTAGAATGGTTCTTTTCAGAGCTTTATAAAGAAAAATATAATTTATCCAATAGACAATTAGAAGAGTTATTTTTAGAAGTTTATAAAGAACACAATTTATCTGCAGAAGAGTTAAAGAAGTTATATTTTAAATTATACGAAGAAAACCGCAATTTATTTGAAGAAGAATTAAAAGAGTCATTTTTAGAATTATATAAAAAAAAGCATAATTTATTTGAAGAAGAATTAAAAGAGTCATTTTTAGAATTATATAAAAAAAAGCATAATTTATCTGAAGAAGAATTAAAAGAATTATTTTTAGAATTATATAAAGAACAACACAATTTATCCGAAGAAGAATTATTAGAATTTAAACACATTTATAATACCAAAGAAGTAGAATCACTAGTAGAAAGGGCTGCTTATTATGATTTGTTACCTGTAATAAAGTATTTTATTGAAAATGGAGGTAATCCATATTTTGTAATAGAAGAATTTGGTGAAGAAGTTACTATACTTAATATTGCTGCAAGAAAAGGATCTTTAGATATTATAAATTACTTATTTGATAATAATGTTTTTACCGTAGATCAAAGAGCTTCTGAAAATGCTAAAACGCCTTTTCATTCAGCCGTTGAAAGCGATAGCATTAAAGCTGTAGAGTTTTTACTGCAAAAAGGGGCAGATATTAATGCTGAATTTAACTGTGTAGGACAGGTAAAAACTGCTTGGTTGTTTGTTGTTCAGTTGAACTTTATAGAAATGGCTAAATTTCTTCTTAAGCACAATGTATGTATACCTGAATTATCGTATTCGTATAATGTGCCGGAACTTAAAGATTTTCTGTTACCCATAAAAAAGCTTGAGAATTTATACATCACCGCTCAAGGTAACGATTTTATTAATACTTATAACTCCTCAACTCCTGAAGTTCAAGCAATTTGGGATGCTAGAGTATCTTATTTAACTCACGAAAATAGTGGTACTACAATAGCAGGTGCAAGTTTAGATAATAATAATATTGCCGGTGATCATTCTTGA
- a CDS encoding peptidoglycan D,D-transpeptidase FtsI family protein, with the protein MKHILEKWKPAIKSLIIWNVCSKNTKIRLLMVICGFSFLFCTLSYRLIIVATNVYDKNINSFKKNHQFRKEIVDRNGNLLAVNLPSASLFANPQIVLDPEASVKKLAEILPDINKAKLLAELKSNKSFIWVKRDLLPSQQEKITSLGLLGFEFEEEQKRIYTFSNLLSHVVGYVGRDSVGLSGLELAYDKYLTNSDYELNEPKNRKEPLQLSIDIRLQSILSEEIDKTLKQFKAIGAVGIIADPNNGEILALVNKPDFDPHHPSLAKPEELFNIASLGIYEMGSVFKALTMAVGFDTGAINMNDAYDISYMKVGGFQLKDYTPRQGWHSVPEIFLYSSNIGTSQIMLEIGKSNFKKYLKKLGLLDQLQIELPERGTPLFPSEKRWNELTSVTMSYGYGISISPLHFVRAMLPVVNGGTLYDLTLLKRKDEKVIGTKVFSENTSTQMKKLFRSVVKEGNGKRAEVKGYLIGGKTGTAEKLSQGAGGKKKYLKNSRASSFLGVLPASNPQYVIFIRFDEPKPTKESFGFATASWTAAPTAGRVFERMISLYGLEPIEQNEEES; encoded by the coding sequence ATGAAACATATTTTAGAAAAATGGAAACCTGCAATTAAAAGTCTGATAATTTGGAATGTTTGTAGTAAAAATACAAAAATCCGATTATTAATGGTTATTTGTGGCTTTTCTTTTCTTTTTTGTACTTTATCTTACCGATTGATAATCGTTGCTACGAATGTTTACGATAAAAATATTAATTCCTTTAAAAAAAATCATCAATTTAGAAAAGAAATAGTTGATCGAAACGGTAATTTATTAGCAGTTAACCTACCTTCTGCCTCATTATTCGCTAATCCACAAATAGTTCTCGATCCTGAAGCTTCCGTAAAAAAGCTAGCAGAAATTCTACCTGATATTAATAAAGCTAAATTACTTGCGGAACTTAAGTCAAATAAAAGCTTTATATGGGTAAAAAGGGATTTATTACCTAGCCAGCAGGAAAAAATAACTAGCCTTGGGTTACTTGGTTTTGAATTTGAAGAAGAGCAGAAACGAATTTATACCTTTTCTAATTTATTGTCGCATGTTGTCGGTTATGTAGGTAGAGACTCGGTAGGGCTTAGTGGTTTAGAACTAGCTTACGATAAATATTTAACTAATTCCGATTATGAATTAAACGAACCAAAGAATCGGAAAGAACCGCTTCAATTATCTATTGATATCAGATTACAAAGTATTTTAAGTGAAGAGATTGATAAAACTTTAAAGCAATTTAAGGCCATAGGAGCAGTAGGCATTATTGCCGATCCAAATAATGGTGAGATTTTAGCATTAGTAAATAAGCCTGATTTCGATCCTCATCATCCGAGTTTAGCCAAACCGGAAGAGCTGTTTAATATAGCAAGTCTCGGCATTTACGAAATGGGTTCGGTGTTTAAGGCATTAACTATGGCAGTTGGTTTTGATACCGGTGCAATAAATATGAATGATGCTTATGATATAAGCTATATGAAAGTAGGAGGATTCCAGCTTAAGGATTATACACCAAGGCAAGGGTGGCATAGTGTGCCTGAGATTTTTCTATATTCTTCAAATATCGGCACAAGTCAAATTATGCTTGAAATCGGTAAAAGCAATTTTAAAAAATACCTAAAGAAATTAGGTCTATTAGATCAGTTACAAATAGAATTACCTGAACGAGGTACTCCGTTATTTCCTTCCGAGAAAAGATGGAATGAGTTAACTAGTGTTACTATGTCGTACGGCTACGGCATTTCGATTAGTCCTTTGCATTTTGTTAGAGCAATGTTACCGGTCGTTAACGGTGGTACTTTATATGATCTTACTTTATTAAAAAGAAAGGATGAAAAAGTAATAGGTACAAAAGTTTTTAGTGAAAATACCTCTACCCAAATGAAGAAATTATTTAGATCGGTAGTAAAAGAAGGTAACGGTAAAAGAGCAGAGGTCAAAGGCTATCTTATCGGCGGTAAGACCGGTACGGCAGAAAAGCTTTCGCAAGGTGCAGGGGGGAAAAAGAAATATCTAAAAAATAGTAGAGCTTCATCGTTTTTAGGAGTGCTACCTGCATCTAACCCGCAATATGTTATTTTTATTAGATTTGATGAGCCAAAACCAACTAAAGAAAGCTTTGGCTTTGCAACGGCAAGCTGGACGGCTGCCCCTACTGCCGGTAGAGTTTTTGAGCGTATGATATCTTTATATGGTTTAGAGCCGATAGAGCAAAATGAAGAAGAGAGCTAA
- the rsmH gene encoding 16S rRNA (cytosine(1402)-N(4))-methyltransferase RsmH — translation MQQPHIPVMLNEMLANLAPKDGESYLDCTFGAGGYSKAILESCNCYVTALDRDPNVIKRAEEIKQNYVERFDFIETNFADSFTKLKEKKFDGIVLDLGVSSMQLDIADRGFSFLHDGPLDMRMSRQGFSAEEFVNIAEEKELADVIYKYGDESFSRRIAKRIVEYRKTTRIDSTGKLAEIVRSSIGFRKGKIDPATKTFQAIRIYINDELGELERFLANVKNILKKDGRLVVVSFHSLEDRIVKNFFKENSEKPVARSKYAKDDIAIDPDKWLKIITNKALAPSDKEVGINIRARSAKLRAAKSILVY, via the coding sequence ATGCAGCAGCCACATATACCGGTAATGCTAAATGAAATGCTAGCAAATTTAGCTCCAAAAGACGGTGAGTCTTATCTAGATTGTACGTTTGGAGCAGGAGGATATAGCAAAGCAATATTGGAAAGCTGTAACTGTTATGTCACAGCTTTGGATCGTGATCCGAATGTAATTAAAAGAGCTGAAGAAATTAAGCAAAATTACGTTGAGAGATTCGATTTTATAGAAACGAATTTTGCGGATAGTTTTACAAAGCTTAAGGAAAAAAAATTTGATGGAATAGTGCTGGATTTAGGCGTTTCATCAATGCAGTTAGATATAGCAGATAGAGGATTTTCGTTTTTACATGACGGACCACTCGATATGCGAATGAGCAGGCAAGGGTTTAGTGCCGAGGAGTTTGTAAATATTGCAGAGGAAAAAGAGCTAGCCGACGTAATTTACAAATACGGTGATGAGAGCTTTTCACGAAGAATTGCTAAGAGAATTGTGGAATATAGAAAAACGACAAGAATTGATAGTACAGGTAAGTTAGCTGAGATTGTTAGAAGTAGTATAGGATTTAGAAAAGGCAAAATTGATCCTGCAACTAAAACCTTTCAAGCCATTAGGATTTATATAAACGATGAGCTTGGAGAGTTAGAGCGGTTTTTAGCGAATGTAAAAAATATATTAAAGAAAGACGGACGTTTAGTTGTGGTGTCTTTTCACTCTTTAGAAGACAGGATAGTTAAGAATTTCTTTAAAGAAAATTCGGAAAAGCCGGTAGCAAGGTCGAAATATGCTAAAGACGATATAGCAATTGATCCGGATAAATGGCTTAAGATTATTACTAATAAAGCTCTAGCACCGTCAGATAAAGAAGTAGGGATAAATATTAGAGCAAGGTCGGCAAAACTTCGAGCTGCAAAAAGTATACTCGTCTACTGA
- a CDS encoding type II toxin-antitoxin system Phd/YefM family antitoxin — protein MAIYTSSQARAKLFTLIDETNKTHEPIYIKGKRNNAVIISEQDYEGLQETLAIYSVPGLVKRILEASKEPLEECISHEEFWKK, from the coding sequence GTGGCTATTTACACAAGTTCGCAAGCACGGGCTAAATTATTTACTCTTATTGATGAGACAAATAAAACTCATGAACCTATTTATATAAAGGGAAAACGTAATAATGCGGTAATTATATCAGAACAAGACTACGAAGGATTGCAAGAGACTTTGGCTATTTATTCTGTACCTGGATTAGTAAAAAGAATTCTTGAAGCTAGTAAAGAACCGTTAGAAGAATGTATTAGCCATGAAGAATTTTGGAAAAAATGA
- the mrdA gene encoding penicillin-binding protein 2 translates to MLNKKILHGELISRRAFIIGLGKLGFLSLLGIRMFYLQLIKSEEYKTLSDKNRINFVVLPPTRGRIYDLDGNILATNKPCYQLVIDRSINNNYRDELEIISNILNLSPEKYNYIKQKIKKSSLHTPLIILDQLDWQQVSMIEEQKHKLASIFIDIGYLRFYPFSSTTSHLIGYLGQINEQEKQELNIHSLSDFNIGKSGIEKYYDNKLRGEFGYKKVEVNAYGKQVREIAGTPTKSGEDMYLNIDASLQENIQQYLNPKGSSAIVMDTRTGSILICASTPGFESNNFSKLSENYWQSLMSDPYKPLINKVIQSSYPPGSVFKIITVLAALEVGINPNKTVFCDGSSALGTNSFRCWNHSGHGTVDMMSALKHSCNIYMYELARIVGPDKILEVAREFGLGSKTGIDLAPESSGFVPSKEWKKKKLKLPWSIGDSFNLAIGQGFLGVTPMQLARFITAIASNGKLYTPRILKNDPEFYNVNIKPENIKIIQESLYNTVNVAGGTAYYNRILGENRQLAGKTGTSQVQGKLNAKDDLSRDSIAWERRNHALFLGFAPYHDPRYSVTVFVDHGGGGSKAAAPIARKIMSDVLDKYL, encoded by the coding sequence ATGCTAAATAAAAAAATACTACATGGTGAGTTAATTTCACGAAGGGCCTTTATAATTGGACTCGGTAAACTCGGATTTTTATCGTTGCTTGGAATAAGAATGTTTTATTTACAGCTTATTAAAAGTGAAGAATATAAGACTTTATCGGATAAGAATCGTATTAATTTCGTGGTACTCCCGCCGACTAGAGGAAGGATTTACGATTTAGACGGCAATATTTTAGCTACTAATAAACCATGTTATCAGCTAGTAATAGATAGGAGCATTAATAATAATTATCGTGATGAATTAGAAATAATTAGTAATATTCTAAATTTATCTCCGGAAAAATATAATTATATTAAGCAAAAAATTAAAAAATCTAGTCTTCATACTCCTTTAATAATACTTGATCAGCTTGATTGGCAGCAAGTATCGATGATTGAAGAACAAAAGCATAAGCTGGCTTCAATATTTATCGATATAGGATATTTAAGGTTTTATCCTTTTTCAAGCACTACTTCTCATTTAATCGGTTATCTAGGTCAAATAAATGAACAAGAGAAGCAAGAGTTAAATATACATAGCTTAAGTGACTTTAATATTGGTAAATCCGGTATCGAAAAATATTACGATAATAAATTACGAGGTGAATTCGGTTATAAAAAAGTAGAAGTAAATGCTTATGGTAAACAGGTAAGAGAGATAGCAGGAACTCCTACTAAATCGGGTGAAGACATGTATTTAAATATCGATGCCTCTCTTCAGGAAAATATCCAGCAATATTTAAATCCTAAAGGTTCTTCGGCAATAGTTATGGATACTAGAACCGGGAGCATACTAATTTGTGCTTCCACACCAGGTTTTGAATCAAATAATTTCAGTAAATTATCAGAAAATTATTGGCAAAGTTTAATGAGCGATCCTTATAAGCCTTTAATTAATAAGGTAATACAAAGCTCGTATCCCCCAGGTTCGGTTTTTAAAATAATTACCGTACTTGCAGCCCTTGAAGTAGGTATTAATCCTAATAAAACCGTTTTTTGCGACGGTAGTTCTGCTCTTGGTACTAATAGCTTTAGATGTTGGAATCATAGCGGACACGGGACGGTAGATATGATGTCTGCTTTAAAGCATTCCTGTAATATTTATATGTATGAGTTAGCCAGAATAGTAGGTCCGGATAAAATTCTTGAAGTTGCAAGAGAATTTGGTCTTGGTTCAAAAACCGGTATTGATTTAGCTCCTGAAAGTAGCGGATTTGTACCGTCCAAAGAGTGGAAAAAGAAAAAATTAAAACTTCCTTGGTCAATAGGGGATAGTTTTAATTTAGCAATCGGGCAAGGATTTTTAGGAGTAACGCCGATGCAGCTTGCAAGATTTATTACGGCTATTGCAAGCAACGGTAAGCTATATACGCCTAGAATATTAAAAAATGATCCGGAATTTTATAATGTCAATATTAAGCCTGAAAATATCAAAATTATACAAGAAAGTTTGTATAATACCGTTAATGTTGCGGGAGGTACGGCGTATTATAATAGAATTTTAGGTGAAAATAGGCAGCTTGCCGGTAAAACCGGTACTTCTCAAGTACAAGGCAAACTAAATGCTAAAGACGATTTAAGCCGTGACTCTATTGCCTGGGAGAGGCGTAATCATGCCTTGTTCTTAGGCTTCGCACCTTATCACGATCCTCGTTATTCCGTTACCGTCTTTGTTGACCACGGAGGAGGAGGTAGTAAAGCCGCCGCCCCCATAGCTCGTAAAATCATGTCAGACGTGCTGGATAAGTATTTGTAA